One part of the Vitis riparia cultivar Riparia Gloire de Montpellier isolate 1030 chromosome 15, EGFV_Vit.rip_1.0, whole genome shotgun sequence genome encodes these proteins:
- the LOC117932629 gene encoding xyloglucan endotransglucosylase/hydrolase protein 19-like, with protein MADPSLHHEAQPLKFIAVDYCPESCTHSPESSTITLTFDHRGGSRWRSTTRFQYGTFSSLIQCPKGNTSGLNFNIYLSSLEGDKSQDEIDFEFLGKDKRIVQTNYYTAGTGNREAIHDLGFDCSDGFHEYVIKWGPDLIQWLIDGKVIRSVVSADGEGFPRKPMFLYASVWDASYIDEGRWTGPYVGCDAPYICLYKNVNVPVGTAVEEAGDL; from the coding sequence ATGGCGGATCCTTCTCTCCACCACGAGGCCCAACCCCTAAAGTTCATTGCCGTCGACTACTGTCCCGAATCATGCACCCATTCCCCGGAATCCTCCACCATCACCCTCACCTTTGACCACCGCGGCGGCTCGCGGTGGCGCTCCACCACCCGTTTCCAATACGGCACCTTTAGCTCCCTCATCCAGTGCCCCAAAGGCAACACCAGCGGCCTCAACTTCAACATCTATCTGTCCTCTCTCGAAGGCGACAAGTCCCAAGACGAAATTGACTTCGAATTCTTGGGCAAAGACAAGCGAATCGTGCAGACAAATTACTACACTGCGGGGACTGGAAACAGAGAAGCTATACACGATCTGGGTTTCGACTGTTCTGATGGGTTTCACGAGTATGTCATCAAGTGGGGTCCAGATTTGATCCAATGGTTGATTGATGGGAAAGTAATTAGGTCGGTGGTGAGCGCTGATGGAGAAGGGTTTCCACGGAAACCCATGTTTCTGTATGCCTCAGTTTGGGATGCTAGCTACATTGATGAAGGGAGGTGGACTGGGCCTTATGTGGGGTGTGATGCACCCTATATTTGCCTCTACAAGAATGTAAATGTACCAGTTGGAACTGCTGTGGAGGAAGCTGGCGATTTGTGA
- the LOC117932628 gene encoding ethylene-responsive transcription factor ERF027-like, with protein sequence MASTKTTSAATSTTNTMAQPSKPAVRRFVGVRQRPSGRWVAEIKDSSQRVRLWLGTYDTPEEAARAYDEAARALRGENARTNFAPVNPNSYQSGSSPSKGGFVSESDERNGLSFSSLKAKLSKNLQSIMARTSDNKSSKSRVSDHFTFASIFHSRSYHYQSPVDMKSMEKVVQPSIIVPHVADEPSWESSSVSDCSTEWVGFRQHGLDSDGSDIGEISASEQGFVDQMMGWIDSPELSISTSEVSRSKRFKVSSSVVVPPTFSGSPYNGEN encoded by the coding sequence ATGGCATCCACCAAAACTACTTCTGCAGCCACCTCTACAACCAACACCATGGCACAACCAAGCAAACCAGCGGTTCGTAGATTTGTAGGTGTTCGACAAAGACCTTCAGGAAGATGGGTTGCAGAAATTAAGGACTCGTCACAACGGGTAAGACTATGGCTAGGAACGTATGATACCCCTGAAGAAGCAGCTCGGGCTTATGACGAAGCGGCCAGAGCTCTACGAGGGGAGAATGCCAGAACCAACTTTGCGCCAGTTAATCCCAATTCATACCAATCGGGTTCCTCCCCTTCTAAGGGTGGGTTCGTGTCAGAATCTGACGAGCGGAATGGGCTCAGCTTCTCTTCCTTGAAAGCCAAACTTAGCAAGAACTTGCAAAGTATCATGGCTAGGACATCAGATAATAAATCATCTAAAAGCAGAGTAAGTGATCACTTCACTTTCGCTAGCATATTCCACTCAAGGAGTTACCATTACCAAAGCCCTGTTGACATGAAGAGTATGGAGAAGGTGGTGCAGCCAAGCATCATTGTCCCACATGTTGCAGATGAGCCCTCGTGGGAAAGCTCAAGTGTGTCAGATTGTAGCACGGAATGGGTTGGATTCCGGCAACATGGATTGGATTCTGATGGATCAGATATTGGAGAGATTTCTGCTAGCGAACAAGGGTTTGTTGATCAAATGATGGGGTGGATAGATAGTCCAGAGTTGAGCATCAGCACGAGTGAAGTCTCAAGGAGTAAGAGGTTCAAGGTCTCTTCTTCTGTGGTGGTTCCCCCAACCTTTAGTGGCTCTCCATATAATGGTGAGAACTAA